A window from Heteronotia binoei isolate CCM8104 ecotype False Entrance Well chromosome 15, APGP_CSIRO_Hbin_v1, whole genome shotgun sequence encodes these proteins:
- the WNT3 gene encoding proto-oncogene Wnt-3: protein MDYYLLGLILAFLIGDAEVLAGYPIWWSLALGQQYTSLGSQPILCGSIPGLVPKQLRFCRNYIEIMPSVAEGVKLGIQECQHQFRGRRWNCTTIDDSLAIFGPVLDKATRESAFVHAIASAGVAFAVTRSCAEGTSTICGCDSHHKGPPGEGWKWGGCSEDADFGVLVSREFADARENRPDARSAMNRHNNEAGRTTILDHMLLKCKCHGLSGSCEVKTCWWAQPDFRAIGDYLKDKYDSASEMVVEKHRESRGWVETLRAKYALFKPPTERDLVYYENSPNFCEPNPETGSFGTRDRTCNVTSHGIDGCDLLCCGRGHNTRTEKRKEKCHCIFHWCCYVSCQECIRIYDVHTCK, encoded by the exons GTCCCTTGCGTTGGGTCAACAGTATACCTCTCTGGGGTCGCAGCCCATCCTGTGTGGTTCCATTCCTGGCTTGGTGCCGAAGCAGCTTCGCTTCTGCCGGAACTACATTGAGATCATGCCCAGTGTGGCCGAGGGGGTGAAGCTGGGCATCCAGGAGTGCCAGCACCAGTTCCGGGGGCGGCGCTGGAATTGCACCACCATCGATGACAGCCTGGCCATTTTTGGGCCTGTTCTAGATAAAG CTACCCGAGAATCTGCCTTTGTCCACGCCATTGCCTCCGCAGGGGTGGCGTTTGCCGTCACCCGCTCCTGTGCCGAAGGAACTTCCACCATCTGCGGCTGTGACTCGCATCACAAGGGGCCACCGGGAGAAGGGTGGAAATGGGGTGGCTGCAGTGAGGATGCCGACTTTGGCGTGCTGGTTTCCCGGGAGTTTGCAGATGCCCGTGAAAACCGCCCAGATGCCCGCTCCGCTATGAACAGACACAACAACGAAGCTGGGAGAACG ACCATCTTGGATCACATGCTCTTGAAATGCAAGTGCCACGGCCTGTCGGGCAGCTGTGAGGTGAAAACGTGTTGGTGGGCGCAGCCAGACTTCCGGGCCATCGGTGACTACTTGAAGGACAAATACGACAGCGCTTCGGAGATGGTGGTGGAGAAACATCGGGAGTCCCGCGGGTGGGTGGAGACCTTGCGGGCCAAGTACGCCCTCTTCAAGCCACCGACAGAGCGTGACTTGGTCTACTATGAGAACTCGCCCAACTTCTGCGAGCCCAACCCGGAGACGGGCTCCTTTGGCACCAGGGACAGAACGTGCAACGTGACTTCACACGGCATCGACGGCTGCGATCTGCTGTGCTGTGGCCGGGGCCACAACACGAGGACAGAGAAACGGAAGGAGAAGTGCCACTGCATCTTCCACTGGTGCTGCTACGTCAGCTGCCAAGAATGCATCCGGATTTATGATGTCCACACCTGCAAATAA